A region of Micromonospora sp. WMMD882 DNA encodes the following proteins:
- a CDS encoding ThuA domain-containing protein: MRRLLRSTLGAATAVLAVLAATTAATPASAADAPYDVLVFSKTAGFRHDSIAVGTQAVRELGSANSFTVTATEDANQFTTANLAQYEAVIFLNTTGDVLNNTQQSAFESYVNGGGGYVGVHSASDTEYDWSFYGNLVGGYFSSHPAIQQATIRVENRAHPASAHLPQNWTRTDEWYNFRANPRSSARVLANLNESSYSGGSMGGDHPISWCKTLGAGRSFYTGLGHTQASYSEAAFRSHLLGGIRYAAGRAKADCRPESGYTALYNGSTTGWSQSGPGSFTNSDATLTSVGGMGMLWYSAKQYTNYSLKLDWMMPGDDNSGVIVGFPPGSSPDAALAAGYEVQIDATDATDRTTGAIYAVKSADIAARDAALNPPGEWNSFELLVEGNRLQVFLNGARINDFTNTNSARSLAGAIGIQNHGTGDDVSFRNIRIKDLGGGTTPPPSGNTTIQAESYSSANGVQKVSKSSANGGQAVGYIDSGDWTAYQGVDLTGVTSLRARTSSAGAGGTIQVRAGSATGTVLGQVSVPNTGSWDSFTTVTANLSGVPSGTQNLYLTYSGASGSLFDVDEFTLVRSGTTTPPPTGSGGPIVGLGGKCLDVRNGSSTDGTQIQIFTCNNATGQQWTVTPNGPIKALGKCLDVNGGASADGTKIQLWTCNSTAAQNWSGQADGSLRNPATGKCLDISNNSSADGQAVHLWSCHGGANQKWTLP, translated from the coding sequence ATGCGCAGACTCCTCCGATCGACACTCGGCGCGGCCACCGCCGTCCTCGCCGTCCTCGCCGCCACCACGGCCGCCACCCCGGCCAGCGCCGCCGACGCCCCGTACGACGTGCTGGTCTTCTCCAAGACCGCAGGCTTCCGCCACGACTCGATCGCGGTGGGCACCCAGGCCGTCCGGGAGCTCGGCTCGGCCAACAGCTTCACGGTCACCGCGACCGAGGACGCCAACCAGTTCACCACCGCCAACCTGGCCCAGTACGAGGCGGTGATCTTCCTCAACACGACGGGTGACGTCCTCAACAACACCCAGCAGAGCGCCTTCGAGTCGTACGTCAACGGCGGCGGCGGGTACGTCGGGGTGCACTCGGCGTCCGACACCGAGTACGACTGGTCGTTCTACGGCAACCTGGTGGGCGGCTACTTCTCCTCGCACCCGGCCATCCAGCAGGCCACCATCCGGGTGGAGAACCGGGCGCACCCGGCCTCCGCCCACCTGCCGCAGAACTGGACCCGCACCGACGAGTGGTACAACTTCCGGGCCAACCCGCGCTCGTCGGCCCGGGTGCTGGCCAACCTGAACGAGTCGTCGTACTCGGGCGGGTCGATGGGCGGTGACCACCCGATCTCGTGGTGCAAGACGCTCGGCGCCGGCCGGTCGTTCTACACCGGGCTCGGCCACACCCAGGCGTCGTACTCCGAGGCGGCGTTCCGGTCGCACCTGCTCGGCGGCATCCGGTACGCGGCCGGCCGGGCCAAGGCCGACTGCCGTCCCGAGTCGGGCTACACGGCCCTGTACAACGGCTCCACCACCGGTTGGTCGCAGAGCGGGCCGGGCAGCTTCACCAACTCCGACGCCACCCTCACCTCGGTCGGCGGCATGGGGATGCTCTGGTACAGCGCCAAGCAGTACACCAACTACTCGCTGAAGCTCGACTGGATGATGCCCGGCGACGACAACTCCGGCGTGATCGTCGGCTTCCCGCCGGGCAGCAGCCCGGACGCGGCCCTGGCCGCCGGCTACGAGGTGCAGATCGACGCCACCGACGCCACCGACCGGACCACCGGCGCGATCTACGCGGTGAAGTCCGCCGACATCGCCGCCCGGGACGCCGCGTTGAACCCGCCGGGGGAGTGGAACAGCTTCGAGCTGCTGGTGGAGGGCAACCGCCTCCAGGTCTTCCTCAACGGCGCGAGGATCAACGACTTCACCAACACCAACTCGGCCCGGTCGCTGGCCGGCGCCATCGGCATCCAGAACCACGGCACCGGCGACGACGTGTCCTTCCGCAACATCCGGATCAAGGACCTGGGTGGCGGGACCACTCCGCCGCCGAGCGGGAACACCACGATCCAGGCCGAGTCGTACAGCTCCGCCAACGGGGTCCAGAAGGTCTCCAAGTCCTCCGCCAACGGTGGACAGGCCGTCGGCTACATCGACTCGGGCGACTGGACCGCGTACCAGGGGGTGGACCTGACCGGGGTGACGTCGCTGCGGGCCCGGACCTCCTCCGCCGGGGCCGGCGGCACCATCCAGGTGCGCGCCGGCTCGGCCACCGGCACGGTGCTCGGCCAGGTCTCGGTGCCCAACACCGGTAGCTGGGACAGCTTCACCACGGTCACCGCCAACCTGTCCGGCGTGCCGAGCGGCACCCAGAACCTGTACCTGACGTACAGCGGCGCGAGCGGCAGCCTGTTCGACGTCGACGAGTTCACCCTGGTCCGTTCCGGCACCACCACCCCGCCGCCCACCGGCAGCGGCGGCCCGATCGTCGGGCTCGGCGGCAAGTGCCTGGACGTGCGTAACGGCTCCTCGACCGACGGCACGCAGATCCAGATCTTCACCTGCAACAACGCCACCGGCCAGCAGTGGACGGTGACGCCGAACGGCCCGATCAAGGCGCTGGGCAAGTGCCTGGACGTCAACGGCGGCGCGTCGGCCGACGGCACGAAGATCCAGTTGTGGACGTGCAACAGCACCGCCGCGCAGAACTGGTCGGGCCAGGCGGACGGCTCGCTGCGCAACCCGGCGACCGGCAAGTGCCTGGACATCTCCAACAACAGCTCCGCCGACGGTCAGGCCGTCCACCTGTGGTCCTGCCACGGTGGCGCGAACCAGAAGTGGACCCTGCCCTGA
- a CDS encoding sugar phosphate isomerase/epimerase family protein, whose amino-acid sequence MARPITLFTGQWADLPFEEVCRLASEWGYDGLEIACWGDHFEVDKALADDSYVERKRETLAKHNLQVFTISNHLVGQAVCDHPIDERHQDILPARIWGDGEPEGVRQRAAEEIKDTARAAAKLGVNTVVGFTGSSIWHTVAMFPPVPPAMIDRGYQDFADRWNPILDVFDEVGVRFAHEVHPSEIAYDYWTTKRTLEAIGHRPAFGLNWDPSHFVWQELDPVNFIFDFADRIYHVDCKDAKVRTGDGRRGRLSSHLPWADLRRGWDFVSTGHGDVPWEDCFRALNAIGYDGPISVEWEDAGMDRLVGAPEALQFVRRLAFDAPSAAFDAAFSSKD is encoded by the coding sequence ATGGCGCGACCGATCACGCTCTTCACCGGCCAGTGGGCCGACCTGCCGTTCGAGGAGGTCTGCCGGCTCGCCTCGGAGTGGGGCTACGACGGCCTGGAGATCGCCTGCTGGGGCGACCACTTCGAGGTCGACAAGGCGCTGGCCGACGACTCGTACGTCGAGCGCAAGCGCGAGACCCTGGCCAAGCACAACCTCCAGGTCTTCACGATCTCCAACCACCTGGTCGGCCAGGCGGTCTGCGACCACCCGATCGACGAGCGCCACCAGGACATCCTGCCGGCGCGGATCTGGGGCGACGGGGAGCCCGAGGGGGTACGCCAGCGGGCCGCCGAGGAGATCAAGGACACCGCCCGGGCGGCGGCGAAGCTCGGCGTGAACACCGTCGTCGGGTTCACCGGCTCGTCGATCTGGCACACGGTGGCGATGTTCCCGCCGGTGCCGCCGGCCATGATCGACCGTGGCTACCAGGACTTCGCCGACCGCTGGAACCCGATCCTCGACGTCTTCGACGAGGTGGGCGTGCGCTTCGCCCACGAGGTGCACCCCAGTGAGATCGCGTACGACTACTGGACCACCAAGCGGACCCTGGAGGCGATCGGGCACCGGCCCGCCTTCGGCCTCAACTGGGACCCGTCGCACTTCGTCTGGCAGGAGCTGGACCCGGTGAACTTCATCTTCGACTTCGCCGACCGGATCTACCACGTGGACTGCAAGGACGCGAAGGTCCGCACCGGGGACGGCCGGCGGGGCCGGCTCTCCTCCCACCTGCCCTGGGCGGACCTGCGGCGGGGCTGGGACTTCGTCTCCACCGGCCACGGCGACGTGCCCTGGGAGGACTGCTTCCGCGCGTTGAACGCGATCGGCTACGACGGCCCGATCTCGGTGGAGTGGGAGGACGCCGGGATGGACCGGCTGGTCGGCGCGCCCGAGGCGCTCCAGTTCGTGCGCCGGCTCGCCTTCGACGCCCCGTCCGCCGCGTTCGACGCCGCGTTCAGCAGCAAGGACTGA
- a CDS encoding PQQ-dependent sugar dehydrogenase has protein sequence MSTHDRASGRRTAPVSSTLLLVAATGLVALGGPAPAQAHPINASDFQQVTLAKGVAEVGEPMTIAVLPDRSVLHTARNGTLRRTDAAGATAVVGNVAVYAHDEEGLQGVGVDPNFATNRHIYLYYAPPLSTPGGDAPATGSDFSAWQGVNRLSRFTLNANWTLNTSSEVRVLDVPADRGICCHVGGDIDFDAAGNLYLSTGDDTNPFESAGYSPIDERSNRNPAYDAQRSAGNTNDLRGKILRIKVNADGSYSIPAGNMFAPGTARTRPEIYAMGFRNPFRMSVDKATGVVYVGDYGPDAGTTSARGPSGQVEFNRVTGPGNYGWPYCTGTNTSNETYAEWDFNSNTAGAKYNCTGGPTNNSFRNTGLTTLPGAKPAWIRYAGDAGSPPEFGGGSESPAAGPVYRYSASNPSTTKWPQSFDGQFFAGELGRGWIKPIHLNADGSPGAIDASFPWNGKQVMDMAFGPDGALYVLDYGTGYFNGDANSALYRYDYVAGGNRAPTAVASANRTSGVAPLTVSFSSAGSSDPEGGSLTYSWNFGDGTTSTAANPSKTFTANGTYNVTLTVRDPQGATGTASVQIGVGNTAPTVTINGPANGTLFSYGDTVPFSITVTDPEDGTIDCAKVKMTYVLGHDQHGHQITSRNGCSGSITIPVDGEHDDAANIFAIFDAEYTDAGGLTTHKQHTLQPRKRQAEHLRTSSGVTLHDKAAAEGGRTVGSIDNGDWIAFEPYRLDKATSFSARVSSAGAGGAIQVRMGSPTGAVLGSATVPVTGGWDVFTTVTGVISGAPTTTGTLYLTFAGGSGALFDVDTFTFVTSATTAGTGPVVGLGGKCLDVRNASSTDGTQLQIWTCNGTAAQTWTVTPNGPVKALGKCVDVSGGGVADGTKIQLWTCNGTAAQNWSAQADGTLRNPQSGKCLDVSDNSSADGQAVHLWSCHGGANQRWTLP, from the coding sequence ATGTCCACACACGACCGTGCATCCGGCCGACGAACGGCCCCGGTGAGCTCCACGCTGCTGCTGGTGGCCGCCACCGGGCTGGTCGCCCTCGGCGGCCCGGCCCCAGCCCAGGCCCACCCGATCAACGCCAGCGACTTCCAGCAGGTCACGCTGGCCAAAGGCGTCGCCGAGGTCGGCGAGCCGATGACCATCGCGGTGCTGCCCGACCGGTCGGTGCTGCACACCGCCCGCAACGGCACGCTGCGCCGTACCGACGCGGCCGGCGCCACCGCAGTGGTCGGCAACGTCGCGGTCTACGCCCACGACGAGGAGGGACTCCAGGGCGTCGGCGTCGACCCGAACTTCGCCACCAACCGGCACATCTACCTGTACTACGCCCCGCCGCTGTCCACCCCCGGCGGGGACGCCCCGGCCACCGGCAGTGACTTCTCCGCCTGGCAGGGCGTGAACCGGCTGTCGCGCTTCACCCTCAACGCCAACTGGACGCTGAACACCTCCAGCGAGGTGCGGGTCCTGGACGTGCCGGCCGACCGGGGCATCTGCTGCCACGTCGGCGGGGACATCGACTTCGACGCGGCCGGCAACCTGTACCTGTCGACAGGTGACGACACCAACCCGTTCGAGTCCGCCGGGTACTCCCCGATCGACGAGCGCAGCAACCGCAATCCGGCGTACGACGCGCAGCGCAGCGCCGGCAACACGAACGACCTGCGGGGCAAGATCCTGCGGATCAAGGTGAACGCGGACGGGTCGTACTCGATCCCGGCGGGGAACATGTTCGCCCCGGGGACCGCGCGGACCCGTCCGGAGATCTACGCGATGGGGTTCCGGAACCCGTTCCGGATGAGCGTCGACAAGGCCACCGGGGTCGTCTACGTCGGCGACTACGGTCCGGACGCCGGCACGACCAGCGCCCGGGGGCCCAGTGGCCAGGTCGAGTTCAACCGGGTGACCGGGCCGGGCAACTACGGTTGGCCGTACTGCACCGGCACGAACACCAGCAACGAGACGTACGCGGAGTGGGACTTCAACAGCAACACCGCCGGCGCGAAGTACAACTGCACCGGCGGGCCGACCAACAACTCGTTCCGCAACACCGGCCTGACCACCCTGCCCGGGGCGAAGCCGGCCTGGATCCGGTACGCCGGTGACGCGGGCAGCCCGCCGGAGTTCGGCGGCGGCTCCGAGTCGCCGGCGGCGGGCCCGGTCTACCGCTACAGCGCGTCGAACCCGTCCACCACCAAGTGGCCGCAGTCCTTCGACGGGCAGTTCTTCGCCGGTGAGCTGGGCCGGGGCTGGATCAAGCCGATCCACCTCAACGCCGACGGCTCGCCCGGGGCCATCGACGCCTCCTTCCCGTGGAACGGCAAGCAGGTCATGGACATGGCCTTCGGCCCGGACGGCGCGCTGTACGTCCTCGACTACGGCACCGGCTACTTCAACGGCGACGCCAACTCGGCGTTGTACCGGTACGACTACGTCGCCGGCGGCAACCGCGCGCCGACCGCCGTGGCCAGCGCGAACCGGACCTCCGGGGTGGCCCCGTTGACGGTGAGCTTCTCCTCGGCCGGGTCGTCGGACCCGGAGGGCGGGTCGTTGACCTACTCGTGGAACTTCGGTGACGGCACCACCTCGACGGCGGCGAACCCGAGCAAGACCTTCACCGCCAACGGTACGTACAACGTGACGTTGACCGTGCGTGACCCGCAGGGCGCGACCGGCACGGCCAGCGTGCAGATCGGCGTGGGCAACACCGCGCCCACGGTCACCATCAACGGCCCCGCCAACGGCACCCTCTTCTCCTACGGCGACACCGTCCCGTTCAGCATCACCGTCACCGACCCGGAGGACGGGACGATCGACTGCGCCAAGGTCAAGATGACCTACGTGCTCGGCCACGACCAGCACGGCCACCAGATCACCTCGCGGAACGGCTGCTCCGGCTCGATCACCATCCCGGTCGACGGTGAACACGACGACGCGGCGAACATCTTCGCGATCTTCGACGCCGAGTACACCGACGCCGGTGGGCTGACCACCCACAAGCAGCACACCCTCCAGCCGCGCAAGCGCCAGGCCGAGCATCTCAGGACCTCGTCGGGGGTGACCCTCCACGACAAGGCCGCGGCCGAGGGCGGTCGGACCGTCGGCAGTATCGACAACGGCGACTGGATCGCGTTCGAGCCGTACCGGCTGGACAAGGCCACCTCGTTCAGCGCCCGGGTCTCCTCCGCCGGCGCCGGCGGCGCCATCCAGGTGCGGATGGGCTCACCCACCGGCGCCGTGCTGGGCTCGGCGACCGTGCCGGTCACCGGCGGGTGGGACGTCTTCACCACCGTCACCGGCGTCATCTCCGGCGCGCCGACCACCACCGGCACGCTCTACCTCACCTTCGCCGGGGGTTCCGGCGCGCTGTTCGACGTCGACACGTTCACCTTCGTCACCAGCGCCACCACCGCCGGCACCGGGCCGGTCGTCGGGCTCGGCGGCAAGTGTCTGGACGTGCGGAACGCCTCGTCGACGGACGGCACGCAGCTCCAGATCTGGACCTGCAACGGCACTGCCGCGCAGACCTGGACGGTGACGCCGAACGGCCCGGTGAAGGCGCTGGGCAAGTGCGTGGACGTGTCCGGTGGTGGCGTCGCCGACGGTACGAAGATCCAGTTGTGGACGTGCAACGGCACCGCCGCGCAGAACTGGTCGGCCCAGGCGGACGGCACGTTGCGTAACCCGCAGTCGGGCAAGTGCCTGGACGTGTCGGACAACAGCTCCGCCGACGGTCAGGCGGTGCACCTGTGGTCCTGCCACGGCGGCGCGAACCAGCGGTGGACCCTGCCGTGA
- a CDS encoding PQQ-dependent sugar dehydrogenase: MPRSDSASGRRPLSFASALLMVAATGTVALAGGGAPAAAHPINASDFQQVTLAKGVAEMGEPMTLAVLPDRSVLHTARNGTLRRTDAAGATSVIANIPVYAHDEDGLQGVGVDPNFATNRHIYLYYAPPLSTPGGNAPSTGTSWSSWQGVNRLSRFTLNSNWTVNMSSQVNILDVAADRGICCHAGGDIDFDAAGNLYLSTGDDTNPFESAGYSPLDERSNRNPAYDAQRSAGNTNDLRGKILRIKVNADGSYSIPAGNMFAPGTARTRPEIYAMGFRNPFRMSVDKATGVVYVGDYGPDAGSTTNRGPSGQVEFNRVTGPGNYGWPYCTGTNTSNETYAEWDFNSNTAGAKYNCTGGPTNNSFRNTGLTTLPAAKSSWIKYAGDSGSPPEFGGGSESPSAGPVYRYDANNPSTTKWPQSFDGQFFAGEFGRGWIKPIHVNADGTRGTIDSSFPWNGKQVMDQAFGPDGALYVLDYGTGYYSGDANSALYRYDYVGSGNNRAPTAVATADKTSGQAPLTVSFSSAGSSDPEGGSLTYSWNFGDGTTSTAANPSKTFTANGAYNVTLTVRDPQGATGTASVQIGVGNTAPTVTINGPANGTLFSYGETVPFSITVTDPEDGTIDCAKVKLTYVLGHDQHGHAISSHTGCSGSVTIPVDGEHDDAANVFGIFDAEYTDAGGLTTHKQHTLQPRKRQAEHYKTSSGVLTYSKTPAEGGVTVGDINNGDWIAFEPYRLANVTSFSARVSSAGAGGTLQVRAGSPTGTVLGSATVPVTGGWETFTNVTGTVANPPSATTTLYLTFSGSGTGFLYDVDTFTLNTGTTTPPPTNGVGRITGLAGKCLDVRNGSSTDGTQVQIMTCNGTTAAQQWTVTPNGPIKALNKCLDISGGASADGTKIHIWTCNGGGNQNWSAQADGSLRNPTTGKCLDVANNSSADGQVVHLWSCHGGANQKWTLP; encoded by the coding sequence ATGCCCAGATCCGACAGCGCGTCGGGACGACGACCCCTGTCGTTCGCCTCGGCGCTGCTCATGGTGGCGGCGACCGGCACGGTCGCCCTCGCCGGCGGCGGTGCGCCGGCTGCCGCACACCCCATCAACGCGAGCGACTTCCAGCAGGTCACCCTGGCCAAGGGCGTCGCCGAGATGGGCGAGCCGATGACCCTGGCGGTGCTGCCCGACCGGTCGGTGCTGCACACCGCCCGCAACGGCACGCTGCGCCGTACCGACGCGGCCGGCGCCACCAGCGTGATCGCCAACATCCCGGTCTACGCCCACGACGAGGACGGCCTCCAGGGCGTCGGCGTCGACCCGAACTTCGCCACCAACCGGCACATCTACCTGTACTACGCCCCGCCGCTGTCCACCCCCGGCGGCAACGCGCCGAGCACCGGCACGAGCTGGTCCTCCTGGCAGGGCGTGAACCGGCTCTCCCGGTTCACCCTGAACTCCAACTGGACCGTCAACATGTCCAGCCAGGTCAACATCCTGGACGTGGCGGCCGACCGGGGCATCTGCTGCCACGCCGGCGGGGACATCGACTTCGACGCGGCCGGCAACCTGTACCTGTCGACAGGTGACGACACCAACCCGTTCGAGTCCGCCGGGTACTCCCCACTGGACGAGCGCAGCAACCGCAATCCGGCGTACGACGCGCAGCGCAGCGCCGGCAACACGAACGACCTGCGGGGCAAGATCCTGCGGATCAAGGTGAACGCGGACGGGTCGTACTCGATCCCGGCGGGGAACATGTTCGCCCCGGGGACCGCGCGGACCCGTCCGGAGATCTACGCGATGGGGTTCCGGAACCCGTTCCGGATGAGCGTCGACAAGGCCACCGGGGTCGTCTACGTCGGTGACTACGGTCCGGACGCCGGCTCCACGACCAACCGGGGCCCGAGCGGGCAGGTCGAGTTCAACCGGGTGACCGGGCCGGGCAACTACGGTTGGCCGTACTGCACCGGCACGAACACCAGCAACGAGACGTACGCGGAGTGGGACTTCAACAGCAACACCGCCGGCGCGAAGTACAACTGCACCGGCGGGCCGACCAACAACTCGTTCCGCAACACCGGCCTGACCACCCTGCCGGCCGCCAAGTCGTCCTGGATCAAGTACGCGGGCGACTCCGGCAGCCCGCCGGAGTTCGGCGGCGGCTCCGAGTCGCCGTCGGCCGGTCCGGTCTACCGGTACGACGCGAACAACCCGTCCACCACCAAGTGGCCGCAGTCCTTCGACGGGCAGTTCTTCGCCGGCGAGTTCGGCCGGGGCTGGATCAAGCCGATCCACGTCAACGCCGACGGCACCCGGGGCACCATCGACTCGTCGTTCCCGTGGAACGGCAAGCAGGTCATGGACCAGGCGTTCGGGCCCGACGGCGCGCTGTACGTCCTCGACTACGGCACCGGCTACTACAGCGGCGACGCCAACTCGGCGCTCTACCGGTACGACTACGTCGGCAGCGGCAACAACCGCGCGCCGACCGCGGTGGCGACCGCCGACAAGACGTCCGGGCAGGCCCCGTTGACGGTGAGCTTCTCCTCGGCCGGGTCGTCGGACCCGGAGGGCGGGTCGTTGACCTACTCGTGGAACTTCGGTGACGGCACCACCTCGACGGCGGCGAACCCGAGCAAGACCTTCACCGCCAACGGCGCGTACAACGTGACGTTGACGGTGCGTGACCCGCAGGGCGCGACCGGCACGGCCAGCGTGCAGATCGGCGTGGGCAACACCGCGCCGACGGTCACCATCAACGGCCCCGCCAACGGCACCCTCTTCTCGTACGGCGAGACGGTGCCGTTCAGCATCACCGTCACCGACCCGGAGGACGGGACGATCGACTGCGCCAAGGTCAAGCTGACCTACGTGCTCGGCCACGACCAGCACGGCCACGCGATCAGCTCGCACACCGGCTGCTCCGGCTCGGTGACCATCCCGGTCGACGGTGAGCACGACGACGCGGCGAACGTGTTCGGCATCTTCGACGCCGAGTACACCGACGCCGGTGGGCTGACCACCCACAAGCAGCACACCCTCCAGCCCCGCAAGCGCCAGGCCGAGCACTACAAGACCTCCTCCGGGGTGCTCACCTACAGCAAGACCCCGGCCGAGGGCGGCGTGACCGTGGGTGACATCAACAACGGCGACTGGATCGCGTTCGAGCCGTACCGGCTGGCCAACGTGACCTCGTTCAGCGCCCGGGTCTCCTCCGCCGGCGCCGGCGGCACCCTCCAGGTGCGGGCGGGCTCGCCCACCGGCACCGTGCTGGGCTCGGCGACCGTGCCGGTCACCGGCGGCTGGGAGACCTTCACCAACGTCACCGGGACGGTCGCCAACCCGCCGTCGGCGACCACCACCCTGTACCTGACGTTCTCCGGCAGCGGCACCGGGTTCCTGTACGACGTCGACACGTTCACCCTGAACACCGGCACCACCACCCCGCCCCCGACGAACGGTGTCGGACGGATCACCGGGCTGGCCGGCAAGTGCCTGGACGTGCGGAACGGCTCGTCGACGGACGGCACGCAGGTGCAGATCATGACCTGCAACGGCACCACCGCCGCTCAGCAGTGGACGGTGACGCCGAACGGTCCGATCAAGGCGCTGAACAAGTGCCTGGACATCAGCGGCGGCGCGTCGGCCGACGGCACGAAGATCCACATCTGGACGTGCAACGGCGGCGGGAACCAGAACTGGTCGGCCCAGGCCGACGGGTCGTTGCGGAACCCGACGACGGGTAAGTGTCTGGACGTGGCGAACAACAGCTCCGCCGACGGTCAGGTCGTCCACCTGTGGTCCTGCCACGGTGGCGCGAACCAGAAGTGGACCCTGCCCTAA